The sequence tttttcagctcagaTTACTGGAAAGATGGAGTATTTCACCATAATATCTGGTTTTAACTCTGTTCTAAAAATGatatttcagtgtctgtagctttaaatgtagcCGAGTTTCTCTTGTTCCCgtccccttcaggaagaagacaaTCTCTGTAGCTACATCCcaaatcacatattttttcattttgctcgAAGTATATACTGCAGCTGCCTTCTGAAAATACATACTGTTTATGCAGTCTGCGAAGAACAACAGCTTCAACTTTAATGGTCCCATATTATGCTCTTTTCaccaaattaatgaaagtctcaaATTTACCATGCATatgtctgcttttttgtgttcaaaatgctgcaaagatGGAACATTTCACCATAATATCTGGTTTAAACCCTGTTCTAAAaaggctgtttcagtgtctgtagctttaaatgcagctgagttgCTGCTATTCCCAcccctttcaggaagaagactctctttGTAGCCACATCCCAAATcagagattttttcttttttctttaagtaTATACAGAACATGTGCAATACACAACGTACAAAATaggaaatgaaatgagaaaaaatcattagaaaaatgttttaaagtctTAATCAAGATTAGTTAAAGTAAAAATCTGGCTCTAAATTATCCAACACCATCTGACTGAGTTTTTTTCCCTCAGAGGTTTTATGATGCTGATATATTAATGTCAATTTCTACAAAGCACAAACATCACCTTTCAGTTGTTTGTGTCTTACTGGCGgtttctggtgatttttcttATGTAATTAGCTGGTTGTTAAATGGCAACAATTCAAGAATAGATTTCATTTGCCACCAGAATTTATATAAGACTCAAAATAATCAACCATGTCTACATGGTATTTTGCTTGGTCTCCATTAACTCCGCGAACAGTACACCTTTGTCTTCAGTTCAGTTTCCATTTGTAATAAGTTTTCACTAGATCCTAACAATTTCCATGTTATAAAACTGTTTATGTATTAATATCATTGCAGcaaatacaacataaaaacatgaaaaccaaTTCACATTATTTATGCCAGACAGAATTAGAAACAGTTATAACAGTTTCTGTGACCCTCAACAACAAATCAATTAATTCGGTACTggaacaaaataacaacaattaataataattagataTAAGAGTGTTTGATTCACTGTACctctaaaatgctgaaaatgaagtatacaatgtaaataaaaaatcctaaagACTAAAATAACATACCAGTAGGTTAAAACAATCTTACAAACTGAAAGTATTTCACACAACCAGAAACAAAGTATTTGGTACAGCGGATGAATAAAGATGCTGCTAATCAGGACCATAATAATCCACAATATAAATAATCAGCCTCAATTTGTACCTGTCTAAAGGTTTATCACAGTTAAACCAGTTTTAAtagacattttatttctgttctgaTTATCTGTTTTTGCCTTTTCTAATCTAATCTGAACAGACATTGACTAAAATGTATACAGAATGTAGATTTTATCCTTGTCAAACATTATATATGAACtttaatgaaactgaaaacGTACTTcagaacacagacacagagatgaAAATTAATTAACTGGCattaaatctgatttaaagataatttaaaatgtgGCTATCAAGAACACGTTCCACTGTTAAAGTGTGATGATAGTTTTAAATTTGTACAGatctttattttgaaggtgagAGTTGGGACATTGAATTAACTTCCTGAACATCACAATGAAATCTCGGTTTGACAGACTTTGATGTCAATAGGTTTGGCATCACTAAAGTCTGTGACTTCAAAGTATGGGAAGAGTTTCTCAGTGAAAGTTTCTCTGTGAGTGTAGATGTGAGTCATGTCTTCAGGGTCGTAGAAGGAAACCTCTCCTCTGTTATAGTCCAGCTGGACTCTGATCCGCTGAAAACGCTTCTTCACTGCAACAGTCTGACGAAGGCAATCAGTGTATTCTCCCTCAAAATAACCTAAGCGCAGGATTCCATTTTTTGGTAAAGCAGGACAATCTCCTTTCCTTTCAACTGATTCCTTAGTTACACCCAGAAGCCAGCCAGAATGATCTCCCACCTCCACGTCCCAGCTGTGTTTCCCTGAGCTGAAGCCCTCAGAGCCTAGAACAATGTTATATTTAATGAATCTCTCTGGATTGTCAGGAAGctcttgctttgtgtctctgccTCTCACACTGGTCAGATCATCAGACAGACAAAGTCGGGGGTGTGCGGTGTTTGGATCCAGAATGACAGGACTGAAGTGGAccttctccttcatcttctcccAGACTCTGAAGGACAGGTTGCCCAGATGTTTGGCCACATCTATCAGTGTTCCTGAGAGCAGCTGTGGATCTGACAGTGAGCTCTGGGCTCTGGCTCTGGTCTGAGTGTCTTTATAACCAATGAGGGACGGCaccttgtgtttctgcagctcttcTTCAACAGCAGAGATGCTGTCTGACAGAGAGGAGATCTGCTCCTGAATCCTCTTCACCTCTCTGTCGATAGTCTTCCccttctgctcctcttcctccctcagaGCTGCCAGTCTggactcctcttcctctttcaggAACTGGTAAAGCTTGTTCAACTCCGCTCTGATCTGCCTCTCTGTGGACAACAGCTGCTTCTTGGAGTGTTGAATCACTTTGTTGTATGTTTCCTCCACTTGTTTGCATTTGTCCCTCTTGTCCTGCAGAGACTTTAGGTCAGATTTCAGCTGGTCCTTCAGGTGACTGACTGCCTCTTCTATAGGAACCACTTTGTGACTCTGGTGGAGAGAAAACTCACAGACAGGACACACAAGTCTCTGCTCGTCCTCACAGAACAATTTAGTCTCTTCCTGGTGTTTGCTACACACCACCTCCACTTTAATCTCAGATGATCCGGCTTTCTGTCTCCCAGCAAAGGAGTCAGCCAGTTCCTTCAGTGCAAAGTTCACAGCCAGATCTGTTTTTGAGgattttcttttacagattggacagtttttgtttttagattgtTCCCAGAATGTTTTCAGACAGCTTGAACAGAAGCTGT comes from Amphiprion ocellaris isolate individual 3 ecotype Okinawa chromosome 7, ASM2253959v1, whole genome shotgun sequence and encodes:
- the LOC111579611 gene encoding zinc-binding protein A33-like, yielding MAERAILQNFVSCHVCSETFRDPVSLSCNHSFCSSCLKTFWEQSKNKNCPICKRKSSKTDLAVNFALKELADSFAGRQKAGSSEIKVEVVCSKHQEETKLFCEDEQRLVCPVCEFSLHQSHKVVPIEEAVSHLKDQLKSDLKSLQDKRDKCKQVEETYNKVIQHSKKQLLSTERQIRAELNKLYQFLKEEEESRLAALREEEEQKGKTIDREVKRIQEQISSLSDSISAVEEELQKHKVPSLIGYKDTQTRARAQSSLSDPQLLSGTLIDVAKHLGNLSFRVWEKMKEKVHFSPVILDPNTAHPRLCLSDDLTSVRGRDTKQELPDNPERFIKYNIVLGSEGFSSGKHSWDVEVGDHSGWLLGVTKESVERKGDCPALPKNGILRLGYFEGEYTDCLRQTVAVKKRFQRIRVQLDYNRGEVSFYDPEDMTHIYTHRETFTEKLFPYFEVTDFSDAKPIDIKVCQTEISL